The DNA sequence CATCCCGGCGGGCAGCAGCGGCGCGAGCAGTTCGGCCGCTTGTTCCATCACCTGCTCCTTGGCCTCGGCGAAGGTCTGCATGATGGTGGCCTGCAGCTCGGCCGGCGGCATCCGCCGGTACGCGCCGGTCGGGAAACTGATGTCGGTCAGCACCCCGTTCTGCCCGACCGTGACCGTCACCTCGCGTCGTGGCGAGGTGGCGGACGCCTTGACCCTGCTCATCCGTTCCTGGAGTTCCTTCACGCTGTCGCGCTGACGTTCGTACTCCGCGAACAGCGTCGCGATGCGGTCGTCGAAGGCCACGTCCGGCTCCCTTCCCCTGTGGACCCCAGTACAGGTCGGCGGGAACGGGTGCGGGAAGTGCGACGGGGGTTTCAGGGAACGAACGTGCACCGCCTTTACCCCGCCGCACAGCCCGGGTCGGCGCGCTGCGGTGTGGCAGTCGTGACGGCACGACCGCCGCGACTGCGCGGCGGCGAGGGGAAGTCAGTGCAGAGTTGCCGCGACATTCGGACATGCGGCCCCCGCTGACCTTGCCGAAGGCACCGGGTCGCCCGGAACACTCGGCACGGCGACTGCCGAGCGCGGGGAGTTCGACGTCGTCACCCCATTGACGTACGAGAGAGGAATGTCGTTGTGACCATGCCCGTGGTGCAGACCACCGACCCCGGTATGCAGGCGGCGGCCACCGAGTTCGCCGCCAAGACCCAGGAGTTCACCGGTCACCTGCGCAGCGTCAACAGTGAGATGGCCACGCTGCAGGCGAGCTGGCGGGGCGACGCCTCCAACAGCTTCAACCAGGCGATGGACAACTGGGAGCGGTCCTTCCAGAACATCATCAACCAGCTGATCAACATGATGGACGTCATGGGCGTCACGACCACCGGCTACCGGGCCGCCGAGGACGAGGCCTCGCAGACCGCCAGGAACTTCGGGGCGGCGCTGCCCGGCATCTGACCGCACCACCGGTCACCCATCCGTTTTCCAGAAAGGACCTGACGGTGTCCAACTTCCGTTTCGACTTCAACCAGGCCGACGCCACCCTCTACGACATGAACCAGATCAACGGGCGCATCGTGAGTGCCCTGGCCGAGATGGAGCGCAACGTCGAGCGGAGCCTCCAGGAATGGACCGGTGACGCGCAGAGCAGCTATTACGTGGCCAAGGCCGAATGGAACAGGTCTGCGCAGGACATGAGCGTCCACCTGGAGCAGGCGCGTCGGACGCTGCTGGCGATCTCGGACAACTACGGGTCGACCGAGTCGCGGCACACCAAGATCTGGAACGACGTCCGCGGCGGCTGAACCGCCCGCCGGCTGCCGGGCGGGTGTGCCCCGGCAGCCGGTAGGCCCTCCAGCTTCACCCCCGCAACGATGGCCCGCTGAGAGGTTGAGGACGAATGGGCATCGATTTCAGCTACGCCAACGAAGAGGCCATCGACCAGATCGGCATTCTCGACAGGTTCAACAACGGGGAGATCGAAGGCTTTCCGGACCAGCATCCGGACGGTTGGATCCAGGCGGTCATCGACGAGGTCAAGGCCGAGATCCAGCGAAACTACAACGACAACACGTACTCGAGCGACGTCGACTGGTCGAACTACAGCGACGAGGAACGGGCCGCCTACGAGTGGTACAAGAACGAGGTCATCCCCTACGAGAAGTGGAAGGCCCTGGTCGAGGAGTACGAGGAGACTTCCTCGGACGAGAGCAACGTCTCGTACGACGAGTACCAGGAGCCCGACGAGTACGACATCGACGGGGACATCGAGGAGCCGGGCGTCACCATCTACACCGGTACTGACAACGAGAACGGTGAGTTGAAGGTCAGTACGGAGGCCATCCGGCACTTCGTCAAGCAGATCGACAAGGTCGTCTGGCTCGGCGGCGGGCTGCTGTGGGACGCCAGGAAGAGGCTCAACACCCTCGACGTCCGTCCCGGGATGTTCGCCCGGGCGGAAGTGATGCGGGAGAAGATCGGCGAGCCGGACTCGGGCCTGGTCGGTGACACCCGGGGGCTGCTGCGCAACGTGCACTGGACGCTCGCCTCCCTCAGCGACAACCTGCTGCAGTTGGCGAGCTCCTACGAGCGCACGGAGGAGGGCAACGAACTCACCGGCAACGATCTCGAGGAGCGGACCAGGGAGTTCAACGAGATGACCGAGTCGGAGTTCGCCGACGCCATGGGCGACTCGTGGGGATACATCGAGAACACGGACGACTTCGGTCAGATCTCCACGGACGGCTCCGGGGGCGACGACGAAGACGACGACGAAGACGACGACTCGGGCGACGACGACTCGGGCGACAGCGAATCGGACGACGACCAGTAGCGCGTCCGCCGGACGATTCCGGCGACACATTCTGGTGGATCCCGTAAGTGTGCGAACAGGTGTGGATGGTCAATGTCAAACGATGACGATGACGATGACGAGCAGGAGTGGACACACCACTCCGACCCTGTGGCGACGTTTCCTCCCCCGCCGGACCCCAGCAAGCTCAACGACCTGGAGACCTGGGCCCAGCGCGATCCGCCCGGTTGGCGGCGGATCAAGGCCGCGGTCAACGGCGGGTCGGCGATCGAGACCGAGGCGGGGGAGGAGCACGCCGCCGGTCTGGTCAGCGCCCAGAGCCTGGCCGACGCGGCCGGGGCCTTCCAACAGGCGGTGAACACGCTGGACTGGGTGTCGGAGTTCATCAGCACGCAGGCCCACGGCATCGCCGGTGAGGAGAAGTCGTGGCAGGGTACGGCCGCGAACGCCTTCCTGGCGAAGATGGACTGGTACGCCAAGTTCCTCGCCAACCAGGCGGAGCGACTGCGCGGCGGTCCGGCCATGCCCGAGTCGGAGTCCCTGCCGAACCAGCTCATGAAGAACTCCTCCTACCTGCACTGGGCCCAGGAGCAGATGGACTATCTCGACCGGGCCTGGGCGCAGATCGCGGCCGCCGACGGTGCCGGTCGCACCGACGGTGGCAACGTGGCGATCAGTTCCACACGGTTCGCCCGGCCGATGACCAACCAGATGCTCGAGGTCGCGCAGACGCTGGCGCGCGAGTACGACGTGACCGTCCCGAAGGTCCTTTCGCCCAACGGGGACGGCAGCCTCAGCCCCGACGACGTTCCCGACCCGGACCCGATTCCCGACCCGGAACCGATCCCCGATCCGGAGCCGGATCCGATTCCCGATCCGGACCCGATCCCCGATCCGGACCCGATTCCGGACCCGGATCCGGTTCCCGACCCGGACCCGATTCCGGACCCGGAGCTGGACTCGATTCCCGACCCGGATCCGCTCCCGGATCCGTCGGCGGACACTCCAGAGAATCAGCCGCCCCCGTTGTCGGATCCCCCCGGCTTCGATGCACCGCCCATCACCGACCCAGACGCCGGCCCCGGTAGCTTCAGCCGCAGCGATGGGCCGGACTTCGAGACCCCGGTCGTCACCGACCCGCCCTCGGGCGACGGGCTGCCCGGGTTCGACACCCCGCCGGTCACCGACCCGGGCCAAGGCGGTGGCGGCCCCGGCGGCTTCGTACCGCCGGTCCTTACGCCCGCGCCGAACAGCCCGATACCCGGCGGCAACGACCCCGGTCGGGTACCGCCGCCGGTCGCGCCCCCGCCGGTCGCGCCACCGCCGGTCGCGCCACCGCCGGTCGGCGGCAACAACCCAGGTCAGGTGCCGCCGCCGGTCAGACCGGCGCCGGGAGGCCTTGGACCGGGGAACGGTGCCCGACCGCCGGACGGCGTCGTCCCGCCCGCAGTGCCCGACCCGGGCCCCGGCGTCGTCCCGCCCGCAGTGCCCGACCCGGGTGCCGGTGTCGACCCGCCGGAGGTACCCGATCCGGGCGGGATCCCCGGTGGCGTCCAGCCTCCGCCCGGTGCGCCGGTGCCGCCGATGATGCCCGGTGCGCCCGGCGCACCCGGCTCCGGGCTCGGCGGCGGTGGATCGGCGCCGGAACGCCCCGACTCCTCCGGCCTCGTAGGCGGTGACCCGGCGGACTGGACCCCCGGCGACGGGGTGGGTGCCCCGGACGCGCCCGGCGGGACCAACCCCGGTGGTGCGGGTCTCGGTGACGTTCCCGGGATCGGTCAGGTGCCGCCGGGGGCGGGTCTGCCGGGGCCCGGGGCGCCGATGATGCCGGGCATGCCGGGCTCGCCGGGGGCGGGTGCCGGCTCCGGCGGGAGTGTTCCGGACCGCCCGGACTCGGCCGGTCTGGTCGATGGTGAACTGGAGGACTGGCAGCCGTCCACCGGTGGGGTGGACGTGCCGGACGCGCCCGGCGGGACCAACCCCGGTGGTGCGGGCCTCGGCGACCCGTCCGGCCGCCCCGTACCGTCGTCCGGCCTGCCCGGTACCGGAACCGTGCCCGTCGCCGGTGTGCCGCCCATGCCCGGAGCCCCGGGGGCGCCCGGGGCGGGAACGGGCGGCAGCAACCAGCCGGACCGGCCGGACGCGGCGGGCCTGGTCGAGGGGGACGCCGAGGACTGGGCGGCCACCGGCCCGGACGCGCCCGTCAACCCCGAGGCGCCCGCCGGGGTCCGGGCCGGCGGTGTCGGCCTGGACACCGCCCCGGTCGAGGTACCCGACGACGGGCGGACCGCCGGCCACGAACTCCCGGGCGCGCCGGGCATGCCGGGCATGCCGGGCATGCCGGGCATGCCGGGCATGCCGGGCATGCCGGGTGCCGCGCCCGACCGGCGAACCCCCGAGCGGCCCGACGCCGCAGCGCTGGTCACGGCGGAGGAGGAGCAGTGGCGACCCGGGGACGCCCCCGACGAACCGGCCGTCCCGGCCACCGTCGGGGCCGGTGGCCCGGGGCCGGTCACCGAGCGGCGGTCGCCGTCGGTGCCACCGGACGGCGGGTCACCGTCGGCGGCGGACGTGGACCCGCCGACCGTGCCGGAGGCCATGGCGGTCCTCCTCGGCGTACCCCTCGTGGCGGTCGGTGCCGGGGACCGCGAGTCGGCCGACCGGCCGGCTGCCGCGGAGCTGCTCCGGGAGGAGGAGGTCGTCTGGGCCGGGACCGCACCGGTGGCACCGCCGTCGCACGACCGGGTGCCGGTCGTGCGACCGGCGGAGGACGTCGCCGACACCTCGGGCTGGGACGACGTCGACGGCGCCTGGTGGTTGCACGGCCACGAGCCCGAGCGGGAGGAGAAGCCGAAGGATGCGTGACGAGATCGAGCCGACCCCGTTGAAGGCCTGGAAGCGCGGGCGGCCGGCGGCACCGGTCCCCGAGGCGAGGCCGATGCGGTGCGGCGGGCCGGAGTACACCCGTGCCGAGCGGCTGGAGCTGATGCGGCAGAGGCAACGGGAGATGGACGAGGCCGCCCGGCGCGCGCGGGAGGAGACCGAGGCTCGCGAGGCCGCCCAGCGCCGGGCCGAGAAGCCGGCCGACGACGAGGACGGGTACCTCCCGGCCGAGCGGCGGGCCGACCGGTACGCGGTCGGGCTGCTGCGTCAGGACGACTCGGCGTGGGGCGGCGCCGGGGCCGGCCCGGGAACGCTCGGTTGACCGGGGAGGCGCTGGCATGAGCACCGTCACCGTCAAACGGCCACCCCGTGCGGCCGGCCCCGCGAACCCGGAAGGGGAGGTCGAGCTGCAGGAGCCGCCGTTGATGGCGGAGGAGGCACCGCTCGACTTCCGGTCGTTCGCCATGATCGTGCCGATGGGTCTCGGCATGGGGGCCATGATGGCCATGTTCGGGCTCTACAACCGCGCACCGATCATGTACGTGATGGGCGGCGCGATGGCCGTCGGCATGCTGCTGATGGGTGTCATCCAGATCGGTCGGACCGCCGCCGAGCGCAAGCGTCAGATGCGTGGCGAACGCCGGGACTTCCTGCGCTACATCGCCCAGCTCCGCCGGCAGGCCCGCAAGGCGGCCGAGGAGCAGCGCCAGGCGGTCGTCTGGAACAACCCGCAGCCGGAGTGGCTGTGGTCGGTGGCGATGAGCAGCCGGATCTGGGAGCGACGGCCCAGCCACGACGATTTCGGCCGGGTCCGGATCGGGCTCGGCCGGCAGAACGCGATGCTGCGGTTCCTGCCCCCGCAGACCAAACCGATCGAGGACCTGGAGCCGCTCTCCTCGATCTCGCTGCGGCGCTTCTCCGAGGCGTACCGCACGGTCTTCGGCATCCCGACCTCGGTCGGCCTGCGCAGCTTCACCAGCGTCGAGTTCGAGGGGGCGGCCGACCAGGCGATCGACCTGGTCCGGGCCATGGTGGCCGCCCTGGTCACCCTGCACGCCCCCGACGAGCTGCGGGTGGCGGTGCTCGCGCCGGAGGTGCACCGGGGCGAGTGGGACTGGATCAAGTGGCTGCCGCACAACGCCCACCCGACCGCCTTCGACGCCGCCGGCCCGGTCCGCCTCTTCGCCGGTACCCACGACGACCTGGTCGACCTGCTCGGCCCGGAGATCGCCGACCGGGGCGACCACGACCGGGAGGCCCGCCCGTCTTCGACCGAGCCGTTCGTGGTGATCGTCGCGCACCTGGCCGACCTGCCGGACAGCTCGCGCCTGCTCGGCGCGGGTATCCGCAACGTGGTCCTGCTCGACCTGAGCGGCCAGATGCCCGGCGGACCCAGGGTGCTGCGGCTGACCCTGGACGGGGAGCGGGTGAGCTTCCCCGCCGGGGAGAGCGTCGGGTCCGCGCGGCCCGACCGGCTCGGCGTCACCGAGTGCGAGGCGCTGGCCCGGATCATCGCGCCGAAGCGGACCAGCGGCACCCTCGACGTGGCCGAGGAGCCGTTGGAGAGCGACTTCGAGCTGACCACCCTGCTCGGCATCCGGGACGCCCGCACCTTCGACGTCCAGGCGTCGTGGCGTACCCGCGCCCCGCAACGCAACCGGCTGACCGTACCGATCGGGGTCACCGAGGGCGGCGAGGTCATCGAGCTGGACCTCAAGGAGTCCGCGCAGGGCGGCATGGGACCGCACGGCCTGCTCATCGGCGCGACCGGCTCCGGCAAGAGCGAGCTGCTGCGTACCCTGGTCTGCGCGCTCGCCGCCACCCACTCCTCCGAGATCCTCAACCTGGTCCTGGTCGACTTCAAGGGCGGCGCGACCTTCATCGGCATGGAGAAGCTGCCGCACACCTCGGCGGTCATCACCAACCTCGCCGACGAACTGCCCCTGGTCGACCGGATGCAGGACGCGCTCAACGGCGAGATGACCCGACGCCAGGAGGTGCTGCGGGCCAGCGGCTACGCCTCGCTCTTCGACTACGAGAAGGCCCGGGCCGCCGGCGCCCACCTGGTGCCGTTCCCCGTCCTGCTGATCGTCGTCGACGAGTTCAGCGAGCTGCTCTCCAGCAAGGGCGAGTTCATGGACCTCTTCGTCTCCATCGGGCGGCTCGGCCGGTCGCTCGGCGTGCACCTGCTGCTCGCCTCGCAACGCCTCGACGAGGGACGGATCAACCGGGTCGAGGGCCACCTGTCGTACCGGCTGGCGCTGCGGACCTTCTCGTCGATGGAGTCCCGGTCGGTGATCGGCGTCGGCAAGGCGTACGAGCTGCCGCCCGAGCCCGGCAACGGGTACCTGAAGGTCGACACCACCAACCTGGTGCGGTTCAAGTCCGCGTACGTCTCCGGGCCGTACAAGGGTGCCGGGCGTATCGGCGGGGTCGAGGAGGAGGAGCGGCGGGCCGCCGTCGAGGTCGTCCCGTTCGTCACCGGTCAGGTCGACGTCCGACACGACCCCGGTCGGGTCCGCGTCGCCGGGCCGGTCGAGGAGACCGAGGAGGAGCCCGACGCCGCGACCGGTCCGAGCCTCGCCGAGGTGCTGCTCGACCGGCTCGCCGGCTCCGGTCCGCCGGCCCGCCAGGTGTGGCTGCCGCCGCTGTCCGCCGCACCCAGCCTGGACACGCTGCTGCCCAGCGTCGTCCCGGATCCGCTGCGCGGGATGACGGTCGACGACCCGAACGCGCAGGGGCGGCTGCGGGTCCCGGTGGGGATCGTCGACCGGCCCGCCGAGCAGCTCCGCGACCTGCTCACCATCGACCTCAGCGGTGCGGACGGGCACATCGGCATCGCCGGTGCGCCACAGAGCGGCAAGTCCGCCCTGCTGCGCAGTGTGATCCTCGCGCTGGCCTTCACCAACACCCCGCGCGAGGTGCAGTTCTACGGGCTCGACTTCGGCGGCGGCGGTCTTGCCTCCATCGCCGGACTGCCGCACATCGGCTCCATCGCCACCCGGATGGAACGGGACCGGGTGGTCCGGACCATCGAGGAGGTCTGGCAGGTCATGGAGCGGCGCGAGTACGAGTTCGCCAACCGTGGCCTCGACTCGGTGAGCGCCTACCTGGCCGCCCGCGCCCGCGGCGAGATCGACGACCCGTACGGACACGTCTTCCTGGTCGTCGACGGCTGGTACACGATGAAGCAGGACTTCGCCGACCTGGAGACGAAGTTCCAGGAGTTGGCCTCGCGGGGGTTGTCCTTCGGCGTCCACGTGATCGTCTCCGCCACCCGGTGGTCGGAGATGCGGACCTGGCTGCGGGACCTGCTCGGCACCCGGCTGGAGCTGCGCCTCGCCGACTCCATGGAGTCCGACGTCGGCTCCCGCAAGGCGGCGACCGTGCCGCACCAACCGGGCCGGGGCCTGACCAAGGGCGCGTTGCACTTCCTCGCCGCGCTGCCCCGGATGGACGGCAGTTCGAGTGTCGACGACCTCGCCGAGGCGACGAAGTCGACCGTCGAGGAGGTCGCCACCTTCTGGACCGGACCGCCCGCGCCGGGCGTACGGATGCTCCCCACCCACCTCCCGGTGGAGAACCTGCCGGCGCCGAAGCCGACCTTCAAGGTCTGCCTCGGGCTGGACGAGCAGCGTCTCGCCCCGGTCTGGCACGACTTCCTGGTCACCCCGCACCTGATGGTCCTCGGGGACAACGAGACCGGCAAGTCGAACATGCTCCGGCTGGTGCTGCGCGCCATCCAACAGCACTACACCCCGGAGCAGGCCAAGGTGCTCCTCGGTGACTCGCGCCGGGACCTGGACACCGCGATCACCGCCGACTACCAGGTCGGTTTCGGCTTCACCGGCGACAAGCTCTACGAACTGGCCGGGCAGACCTCGGTCTCGATGGACCGTCGGCTCCCCGGCCCGGACGTCTCCTCGGAGCGGATGCGCCGCCGGGACTGGTGGGAGGGCCCGGAGCTCTTCCTGATCGTCGACGACTACGACCTGATGACCCGGTCCTCGGGGCCGGGTTCGGCGCTCGACCCGGTGCTGCCGCTGCTGGCGCAGGGCGTCTACATCGGACTGCACCTGGTGGTCGCCCGCAGCACCTCGGGCGCGATGCGGGCCATGATGGACCCGGTTCTGCGCCGGATGTGGGAGCTGGGCACCCCGGCCACCCTGCTGTCGTATCCGAAGGAAGAGGGCAGGTTCCTCGGCGAGGCGGCCCCGCGCCGGCTGCCGCCCGGACGCGCCCAGTTGGTCACCCGTCGTGGCGTCAAGCTGATCCAGACCGGACACGTCGCATGAGAGGGGTGCGCGGGTGACTGCGACACTCAACGCCGAACTGTGCCGGATCACCGTGATCGGTCCGGTCCGCCGGGTCGACCTCGCGGTCCCGGCCACCACCACGGTGGCCGCCCTGCTGCCCCTGCTGGTGGAGCAGATCACGGAGCCCGGCCACCGTACCGAGCCGGACGCCGCCGAGGGGGCCTGGGTCCTGCAGCGTCTCGGCCAGGCACCCTTCGAGCTGACCGGTACGCCGGAGAGCCTCGACTGGCTGGAGGGCGAGGAACTCCACCTGCGCCCGGCCGAGAGTCCCCTGCCCGAACTCGACTTCGACGACCTCGCCGACGGGGTGGCGATCGTCGTCAACCGGCGCGACGACCGCTGGCAGCCCGAGCACCGCCGGAGCCTGTTCCTGCTGCTGTCGGTCGTCGGCATGGGGACGGTCGCCGCCGTGCTCACCGCGTACGGCCCGGTCCTGCCGCAGGTGGTGGCGGCCGGCGTGATCGGCCTGCTGTTCCTGGCCACGGCGCTGGTCTGCGGCCGGCGCCTGGACGACGGCGCGTTCTCGCTGCTCTTCGGCGGCGGCGCGGCGGGCTTCGCGGCGCTCGCCGCGTCGAGCGCGGTCGACGGCGACCCGGAGCGCATCGCGGTGACCGGCGCGGCCGTTCTCGCCGCCGCCGTCGCCCTCCTCGTCGTCGCCGCGCTCCTGCTGCTCGCCCAGCGCACCATCGCTGCGCACCTGCCGGTCCGGCCGTTCCTCGCGATCGGGATGGTGGGCCTGTTCACCACGCTGGCGCTGCTGTTGCACGCGGCCGGCGGGATGACCGGGCCACGGACCGCTGCCACGGCGGTCGCGCTGATCTTCCTCATGATCGTGCTGGCCCCCCGGATGGCGGTCAAGATCTCCCGACTGCGCGGGCCGCAGCTGCCGAGGAACAGCGAAGACATGTCGTACGACATCGAGCCGGCCCAACCCGACCAGGTCGGGCAGCGCACCGACGACGCGGACACCTACCTCGCCGTGGCGATGATCGCGTCGGCGGTGGTCCTGCCGGTGCTCTTCCACTTCACGATGCAGGTGACCGGCTGGGCGGGGTGGACCTTCGTGCTGGTGGTCGCAAGTGCAATCCTGTTGCGCGCGCGTACCTTCCTCGGGCTCTGGCAGCGGATCGCGCTCGTCGTCGCCGGTACGGTCGGCGTCGTCATGGTTGTCATGAAGCTCTCCGACATGGTGTCGCCGTCCGGCCGCTGGGTGCTGCTCGGCTCCCTCGTCGCGCTGCTGGTGCCGCTGGTGCTGGCGGCGCTGCGGCCCTGGCCCCGGCGGATGCTGCCGTTCTGGGAGTACTCGGCGACCTTCTTCGACGTCACCACCGGTGTCGCCGTGCTCCCGATCCTGGCACAGATCATCGGGTTCTACGCCTGGGCCCGTGGACTTTTCGGGTAGCCGCCGTGCAGACCCAACGCGATCACGTCCACGCCCACAGTTTCATGATGGGGCGGCTCAGCTCCGCCCTCGTCGAGGGCGACCCGACCAGCGCACGGATCCCCGGGCAGCGGGCCCTGACCGGGCTGGTGGTCGGGATCGTGCTGGTCCTGCTGCTCGGTGGCGGGTTCGCCGTCTACGGCTGGCTCGTCCCCGGCGGCAGCAAGGCGTACCAGCAGGCCGGCGTGATCCTGGTGGAGAAGGAGAGCGGCACCCGGTACATCTACCGCGACGGCGTGCTGTACCCGATGTCGAACCTGACCTCCGCGATGCTGTTGCAGGGCCCGTCGGCCTCGGTGAAGCTCATCTCCGGCAACTCGTTGAAGGATCTCCCGCGCGGCCCGGAGCTCGGCCTCCCCGACGCGCCGCAGACCGTACCCGCCGCCCGCGACCTGGTCACCGGCCCGTGGCTGGCCTGCCTGCCCGGCTCGGTCGTGGACCGGCCAGGCCCCGGGCTCGGCGTCAACCTCGA is a window from the Polymorphospora rubra genome containing:
- a CDS encoding YbaB/EbfC family nucleoid-associated protein is translated as MAFDDRIATLFAEYERQRDSVKELQERMSRVKASATSPRREVTVTVGQNGVLTDISFPTGAYRRMPPAELQATIMQTFAEAKEQVMEQAAELLAPLLPAGMNAAKMVRGEAGVDMYLPPEGPRMSQGVRELLGLDADRP
- the eccCa gene encoding type VII secretion protein EccCa, encoding MSTVTVKRPPRAAGPANPEGEVELQEPPLMAEEAPLDFRSFAMIVPMGLGMGAMMAMFGLYNRAPIMYVMGGAMAVGMLLMGVIQIGRTAAERKRQMRGERRDFLRYIAQLRRQARKAAEEQRQAVVWNNPQPEWLWSVAMSSRIWERRPSHDDFGRVRIGLGRQNAMLRFLPPQTKPIEDLEPLSSISLRRFSEAYRTVFGIPTSVGLRSFTSVEFEGAADQAIDLVRAMVAALVTLHAPDELRVAVLAPEVHRGEWDWIKWLPHNAHPTAFDAAGPVRLFAGTHDDLVDLLGPEIADRGDHDREARPSSTEPFVVIVAHLADLPDSSRLLGAGIRNVVLLDLSGQMPGGPRVLRLTLDGERVSFPAGESVGSARPDRLGVTECEALARIIAPKRTSGTLDVAEEPLESDFELTTLLGIRDARTFDVQASWRTRAPQRNRLTVPIGVTEGGEVIELDLKESAQGGMGPHGLLIGATGSGKSELLRTLVCALAATHSSEILNLVLVDFKGGATFIGMEKLPHTSAVITNLADELPLVDRMQDALNGEMTRRQEVLRASGYASLFDYEKARAAGAHLVPFPVLLIVVDEFSELLSSKGEFMDLFVSIGRLGRSLGVHLLLASQRLDEGRINRVEGHLSYRLALRTFSSMESRSVIGVGKAYELPPEPGNGYLKVDTTNLVRFKSAYVSGPYKGAGRIGGVEEEERRAAVEVVPFVTGQVDVRHDPGRVRVAGPVEETEEEPDAATGPSLAEVLLDRLAGSGPPARQVWLPPLSAAPSLDTLLPSVVPDPLRGMTVDDPNAQGRLRVPVGIVDRPAEQLRDLLTIDLSGADGHIGIAGAPQSGKSALLRSVILALAFTNTPREVQFYGLDFGGGGLASIAGLPHIGSIATRMERDRVVRTIEEVWQVMERREYEFANRGLDSVSAYLAARARGEIDDPYGHVFLVVDGWYTMKQDFADLETKFQELASRGLSFGVHVIVSATRWSEMRTWLRDLLGTRLELRLADSMESDVGSRKAATVPHQPGRGLTKGALHFLAALPRMDGSSSVDDLAEATKSTVEEVATFWTGPPAPGVRMLPTHLPVENLPAPKPTFKVCLGLDEQRLAPVWHDFLVTPHLMVLGDNETGKSNMLRLVLRAIQQHYTPEQAKVLLGDSRRDLDTAITADYQVGFGFTGDKLYELAGQTSVSMDRRLPGPDVSSERMRRRDWWEGPELFLIVDDYDLMTRSSGPGSALDPVLPLLAQGVYIGLHLVVARSTSGAMRAMMDPVLRRMWELGTPATLLSYPKEEGRFLGEAAPRRLPPGRAQLVTRRGVKLIQTGHVA
- a CDS encoding WXG100 family type VII secretion target, whose amino-acid sequence is MSNFRFDFNQADATLYDMNQINGRIVSALAEMERNVERSLQEWTGDAQSSYYVAKAEWNRSAQDMSVHLEQARRTLLAISDNYGSTESRHTKIWNDVRGG
- the eccD gene encoding type VII secretion integral membrane protein EccD, whose translation is MTATLNAELCRITVIGPVRRVDLAVPATTTVAALLPLLVEQITEPGHRTEPDAAEGAWVLQRLGQAPFELTGTPESLDWLEGEELHLRPAESPLPELDFDDLADGVAIVVNRRDDRWQPEHRRSLFLLLSVVGMGTVAAVLTAYGPVLPQVVAAGVIGLLFLATALVCGRRLDDGAFSLLFGGGAAGFAALAASSAVDGDPERIAVTGAAVLAAAVALLVVAALLLLAQRTIAAHLPVRPFLAIGMVGLFTTLALLLHAAGGMTGPRTAATAVALIFLMIVLAPRMAVKISRLRGPQLPRNSEDMSYDIEPAQPDQVGQRTDDADTYLAVAMIASAVVLPVLFHFTMQVTGWAGWTFVLVVASAILLRARTFLGLWQRIALVVAGTVGVVMVVMKLSDMVSPSGRWVLLGSLVALLVPLVLAALRPWPRRMLPFWEYSATFFDVTTGVAVLPILAQIIGFYAWARGLFG
- a CDS encoding WXG100 family type VII secretion target; protein product: MTMPVVQTTDPGMQAAATEFAAKTQEFTGHLRSVNSEMATLQASWRGDASNSFNQAMDNWERSFQNIINQLINMMDVMGVTTTGYRAAEDEASQTARNFGAALPGI